From Corvus cornix cornix isolate S_Up_H32 chromosome 1A, ASM73873v5, whole genome shotgun sequence, a single genomic window includes:
- the STK38L gene encoding serine/threonine-protein kinase 38-like, with protein MAMTAGTTTSFPMSNHTRERVTVAKLTLENFYSNLIIQHEERETRQKKLEVAMEEEGLADEEKKLRRSQHARKETEFLRLKRTRLGLDDFESLKVIGRGAFGEVRLVQKKDTGHIYAMKILRKADMLEKEQVAHIRAERDILVEADGAWVVKMFYSFQDKRNLYLIMEFLPGGDMMTLLMKKDTLSEEETQFYISETVLAIDAIHQLGFIHRDIKPDNLLLDAKGHVKLSDFGLCTGLKKAHRTEFYRNLTHNPPSDFSFQNMNSKRKAETWKKNRRQLAYSTVGTPDYIAPEVFMQTGYNKLCDWWSLGVIMYEMLIGYPPFCSETPQETYRKVMNWKETLVFPPEVPISEKAKDLILRFCIDSENRIGSNGVEEIKSHPFFEGVDWGHIRERPAAIPIEIKSIDDTSNFDEFPESDILQPVPNATEPDYKSKDWVFLNYTYKRFEGLTQRGSIPSYMKAGKL; from the exons ATGGCGATGACTGCAGGGACTACAACATCCTTTCCCATGAGTAACCACACCCGGGAGCGAGTGACGGTGGCCAAACTCACGCTGGAGAACTTCTACAGCAACCTAATCATACAGCACGAGGAGAGGGAAACCAG GCAGAAGAAACTGGAAGTGGCTATGGAAGAGGAAGGCCTTGCAGATGAGGAG AAAAAGCTGCGCAGGTCACAGCACGCTCGCAAGGAAACGGAGTTCCTGCGGCTCAAGAGGACCAGGCTCGGCTTGGATGACTTCGAGTCTTTGAAAGTCATAGGAAGAGGAGCATTTGGGGAG GTCCGCCTCGTTCAGAAGAAGGATACAGGTCACATTTATGCAATGAAGATACTGAGAAAAGCAGATATGCTGGAGAAAGAGCAG gtGGCCCATATCAGAGCAGAAAGAGATATTTTGGTTGAAGCGGATGGAGCGTGGGTAGTGAAAATGTTTTACAGCTTCCAGGATAAAAGGAACCTTTACCTGATCATGGAGTTCTTACCTGGAG GTGACATGATGACCTTACTAATGAAGAAGGACACTCTATCAGAGGAGGAGACCCAGTTTTACATTTCTGAGACAGTGCTGGCCATCGATGCCATTCACCAGCTGGGATTTATCCACAGGGACATCAAGCCAGACAACCTCCTGCTGGATGCCAAG ggtcATGTAAAGCTGTCTGATTTTGGGCTCTGCACAGGTTTAAAGAAAGCCCACAGAACAGAGTTCTACAGGAACCTCACACACAACCCACCAAGTGACTTCT CATTTCAGAATATGAACtcaaagaggaaagcagaaacatgGAAGAAGAACAGGCGACAGCTG GCATATTCTACTGTTGGAACCCCAGACTATATTGCTCCAGAAGTGTTTATGCAGACTGGGTACAACAAGCTGTGTGACTGGTGGTCCTTGGGAGTGATTATGTATGAAATGCTAATAG GGTATCCACCTTTCTGCTCAGAAACGCCACAAGAGACTTACAGGAAAGTTATGAACTGGAAAGAAACGTTGGTATTTCCTCCAGAGGTGCCCatttcagagaaagcaaaggatTTAATTCTAAG gttTTGTATCGACTCAGAAAATAGAATTGGTAGCAATGGagtagaggaaataaaaagtcatCCATTTTTTGAAGGAGTAGACTGGGGACATATCAG GGAAAGACCAGCTGCAATCCCTATAGAAATCAAGAGTATTGATGATACTTCCAACTTTGATGAATTTCCTGAATCAGACATTTTACAGCCAG TGCCAAACGCGACGGAACCTGACTACAAGTCCAAAGACTGGGTTTTCCTCAATTACACCTACAAGAGGTTTGAAGGGCTCACCCAGCGTGGCTCCATCCCTTCCTACATGAAAGCTGGGAAGTTGTGA